TGAAGGGAATACCTTTTTTTACAAGATAATCTGCAATATCAGTGGCATTTGTAAAGCCGCCTTGAGCTGCCTTATACATATTTTCCTTTCGTACTTTCATGGTACCAATCATATTTGAAAAAACAGGCAGACACATTTTTACGGTATCGACAGCATCAAATATTGCTTCTTTATCTTCCTGCATATCCTTGTTGTATGCTAGAGGCAGGGATTTCATTACAGTGAGGAGAGTCATAAGACTCCCGTATACCCTGCCTGTTTTGCCTCGTGCAAGCTCTGCTACATCAGGATTTTTTTTCTGAGGCATAATGCTTGAGCCTGTGCTATAGGCATCATCCAGTTCAACAAAACTAAACTCATGTGATGACCAGAGAATAACCTCTTCGCTTAGCCTGCTTAGGTGCATCATTAGTATTGACAAACAGGAAGCAAGTTCAATGGCAAAATCCCTGTCGCTGACACCATCAAGACTATTACTGGTTACATCATCAAACCCCAGCTCCTGTGCAACCATGTACCTGTCCAGAGGATAGGTGGTTCCTGCAAGGGCACCCGATCCAAGGGGGAGGATGTTCATTCTGGAATAGCAGTCACAAAGCCTCTGATAATCCCTTTTAAACATTTCAAAATAAGCCATCATATGATGAGCCAGTGTAATAGGCTGGGCTCTTTGCAGATGGGTATATCCGGGCATAATTGTATCAAGATTTGATTCTGACATTTTTACCAGAGTATTTAAAAGAACTGCAACCATTTCTTTTATTGAAATTATTTCGTCTCTCAGATACATACGGATGTCCAGAGCAACCTGATCGTTTCTGCTTCTTCCTGTGTGAAGCTTCTTTCCTGTATCTCCGATCCGGGATATGAGAATTTTTTCCACATTCATATGAATATCTTCTGCATCAATTTCAAAATCAATTTTTCCTGCTTCTATATCATTTAAAATATTTTTGAGTGAACTTTGAATCAGGCTGCTTTCATCAGCTGATATAATACCGCATTTTCCAAGCATGTTTGCATGGGCGATGCTGCCCAGAATATCGTGCCTGTACATTCTGCTGTCAAAACGTATGGAAGAATTGAAATCATCCACCAGTTTATCTGTTCCTTTTGCAAATCTACCGCCCCAGAGTTTCATAATATACACCTCAATTAAAGTAGGATTAAAAATCTAATATATCAAACAAGGGCATACCTGAATAATCAAGAGGTCTTTTGAAAACCTATGGTCTACCGGTATGCCTTATTTTATATAAATATTCTATTTGATATCCTTGTTTTGTAACATTTGAGCCCTAACCTTCATTGGGAGACCAAAAAGGTTTATAAATCCTTCTGCATCCTTTTGATTGTATACCTCGTCTTCACTGAAGGTAGCAATTGCTTCATTATACAGAGAGTATTCAGACTTGGCACCTGCAGGCATACAGTTTCCTTTGTAAAGCTTCATTCTTA
This genomic stretch from Ruminiclostridium cellulolyticum H10 harbors:
- the argH gene encoding argininosuccinate lyase translates to MKLWGGRFAKGTDKLVDDFNSSIRFDSRMYRHDILGSIAHANMLGKCGIISADESSLIQSSLKNILNDIEAGKIDFEIDAEDIHMNVEKILISRIGDTGKKLHTGRSRNDQVALDIRMYLRDEIISIKEMVAVLLNTLVKMSESNLDTIMPGYTHLQRAQPITLAHHMMAYFEMFKRDYQRLCDCYSRMNILPLGSGALAGTTYPLDRYMVAQELGFDDVTSNSLDGVSDRDFAIELASCLSILMMHLSRLSEEVILWSSHEFSFVELDDAYSTGSSIMPQKKNPDVAELARGKTGRVYGSLMTLLTVMKSLPLAYNKDMQEDKEAIFDAVDTVKMCLPVFSNMIGTMKVRKENMYKAAQGGFTNATDIADYLVKKGIPFRTAHEIIGKMVLYCIENSKAIDDMTMEEFKSFSDKIQEDVYTEISLEKCVSGRKLVGGPARETEEKAIENAKSFLSSLD